From the genome of Ornithobacterium rhinotracheale, one region includes:
- a CDS encoding pyruvate dehydrogenase complex E1 component subunit beta, with protein MTEKTFREVIAEAMSEEMRRDESIYLMGEEVAEYNGAYKASKGMLAEFGPKRVIDTPIAESGFAGIGVGSAMNGNRPIIEFMTFNFSLVAIDQIINNAAKMRQMSGGQWNIPIVFRGPTASAGQLAATHSQAFESWYANCPGLKVVVPSNPYDAKGLLKSAIRDNDPVIFMESEQMYGDKMEIPDGEYLIPLGVADVKREGTDCTVVSFGKVIKEAVKAADELAKEGINIEIIDLRTVRPLDYDTVIKSVKKTNRLVVLEEAWPFGSVASEVAYMVQQKAFDYLDAPVKRITTPDVPSPFSSVLYEAWFPKAKEVVEAVKSVLYKK; from the coding sequence ATGACAGAAAAAACTTTTAGAGAGGTAATTGCCGAGGCAATGAGCGAGGAAATGCGTCGCGATGAATCTATATATTTAATGGGAGAAGAAGTAGCAGAGTACAACGGAGCGTATAAGGCTTCCAAGGGAATGCTCGCTGAATTCGGCCCTAAACGAGTGATTGATACCCCCATTGCGGAGTCTGGTTTTGCTGGAATCGGTGTGGGTTCAGCGATGAATGGTAACCGCCCAATCATTGAGTTTATGACCTTTAACTTCTCACTAGTGGCCATCGACCAAATTATAAATAACGCCGCTAAAATGCGCCAAATGAGTGGTGGCCAGTGGAATATTCCTATCGTGTTCCGTGGGCCTACGGCCTCTGCGGGGCAATTAGCCGCTACGCACTCACAAGCTTTTGAAAGCTGGTATGCCAACTGTCCTGGTTTAAAAGTAGTAGTGCCATCAAACCCATATGATGCCAAAGGATTATTAAAATCAGCTATTCGTGATAATGACCCCGTAATCTTCATGGAATCAGAGCAAATGTATGGCGATAAAATGGAAATTCCAGATGGAGAGTACTTAATTCCGCTTGGAGTAGCCGATGTTAAAAGAGAGGGTACTGATTGCACAGTGGTCTCTTTTGGTAAAGTAATTAAAGAGGCAGTGAAAGCCGCCGATGAATTAGCCAAAGAAGGTATTAATATTGAAATCATCGATTTAAGAACCGTTCGCCCATTGGATTATGATACCGTGATTAAATCCGTTAAGAAAACTAATCGTTTGGTAGTATTAGAAGAGGCTTGGCCATTTGGTTCCGTAGCTTCCGAAGTAGCCTATATGGTTCAGCAAAAAGCATTTGACTACCTAGATGCACCAGTTAAGAGAATTACTACACCAGATGTGCCTTCACCATTCTCCTCAGTATTATACGAGGCTTGGTTCCCGAAAGCCAAGGAAGTGGTAGAAGCAGTGAAATCTGTATTATACAAGAAATAA
- a CDS encoding transposase, producing the protein MVKKQTKSEKLIKEVRRNTRQVYNAEQKILIVMEGLRAELSVAELCRKYGISEATYYKWSKEFIEAGKKRLSGNETREATSEEVKDLRRENTVLKESLADLVIRYDIVKKSLNLLD; encoded by the coding sequence ATGGTAAAAAAACAAACAAAAAGCGAAAAGCTTATCAAGGAAGTTCGCCGTAATACACGCCAAGTGTACAATGCAGAACAAAAGATTTTAATCGTGATGGAAGGCTTACGTGCAGAGCTCAGTGTAGCAGAGCTGTGTAGAAAATATGGCATCAGCGAAGCTACTTATTACAAATGGAGCAAAGAGTTCATTGAAGCAGGAAAGAAACGTCTTTCGGGTAACGAAACAAGAGAAGCTACCAGTGAGGAAGTCAAAGATTTACGCAGAGAAAATACCGTATTGAAGGAGTCTTTGGCCGATTTGGTTATTCGTTATGACATTGTAAAAAAAAGCTTAAATCTGTTGGATTAA
- a CDS encoding integrase core domain-containing protein, with product MHTSQETLHPQTQGKIERYHRSMKNVVKLHHYYAPEQLERAIDKFVQYYNSQRYHEALNNLTPEDVYLGRQDQILKLRKQVKINTLNQRKLNYCFGLI from the coding sequence GTGCATACATCTCAAGAGACATTGCACCCGCAAACACAAGGGAAAATCGAGCGGTATCATCGTTCCATGAAAAATGTAGTCAAATTACACCATTATTATGCTCCCGAGCAACTCGAAAGGGCTATTGATAAATTTGTGCAATATTACAACTCGCAAAGATATCACGAAGCTTTAAATAATTTAACCCCTGAAGATGTATACCTAGGTAGACAAGACCAAATCTTAAAACTAAGAAAACAAGTGAAAATAAATACTTTAAATCAAAGAAAATTAAATTATTGTTTTGGACTTATTTAA
- a CDS encoding type II toxin-antitoxin system HigA family antitoxin, translating into MKREITEKMYEFAQNKVEELLKLVDDNTPIDSPEMIELCLMSDIVEAYELEHYPIDTPSLTDVMKLRMYEMNLTQAKLAEIIGVSSSRVSEYLSGKREPTLQVARNIHHKLHIDSSIILG; encoded by the coding sequence ATGAAAAGAGAAATTACCGAAAAAATGTATGAATTTGCTCAAAACAAGGTTGAAGAACTTCTCAAACTTGTTGATGACAACACGCCAATCGATTCTCCTGAAATGATTGAGCTTTGCTTGATGTCTGATATTGTAGAAGCCTACGAATTGGAACACTACCCGATTGATACGCCCTCCCTTACCGATGTGATGAAACTTCGTATGTACGAAATGAATCTTACGCAAGCTAAACTGGCTGAAATCATTGGCGTTTCCTCCTCTCGTGTGAGTGAGTATCTCTCTGGAAAAAGAGAACCTACTCTTCAGGTGGCGAGAAATATTCATCATAAACTTCATATTGACTCAAGTATTATTTTAGGATAA
- a CDS encoding type II toxin-antitoxin system HigB family toxin: MRIISFRTLREYYEENSSAKTALENWYKVTSSAEWNSLNDIKNDFNSVDYVGNQRYVFNIKGNHYRLIVLILFSIQRVYVRFVGTHAEYDKITDIKNI, translated from the coding sequence ATGAGAATCATATCATTTAGAACCCTACGAGAATACTATGAGGAAAACTCCTCGGCTAAAACAGCGTTGGAAAATTGGTATAAGGTTACTTCTTCGGCTGAATGGAATAGCTTGAATGATATTAAAAACGATTTCAATAGTGTAGACTATGTAGGAAATCAGCGGTATGTTTTCAATATTAAAGGGAATCATTACCGATTGATTGTTTTGATTCTGTTTTCTATCCAACGAGTTTATGTTAGATTTGTGGGAACTCATGCTGAATATGATAAAATTACGGACATAAAAAATATTTAA